The genomic region GCAATGCCAATATCGACAATTTTCAGGCACAAGGAAGAATTACAAGCGGGCCAGATTATGTCTTTGATGGCCAACTTGCACCGGGTAGTGCCGTTTCAGAGCTCCCTAATTCCTTGTTGACTTGGGAAGAGGCGAAAGAACTCAATTTAGGTCTGGACCTCGGATTTTTAAACAATAAGATATTCCTGGGAGTAGATTACTACGATATCGAAACGGAAGGATTTCTTTCAGGACTCCCGTTACCGAGAACCTCAGGTTTTAATAACATCTTGACCAATTTGGGAAGCATTGAGAACAAAGGCTTTGAGGTAGAGCTCAAATTAATCAATGTTTTCGATGGAAAGGATTTTCAATGGGATGCTAATTTCAACTTTACCCGTAACAGAAGTGAAGTACTGGAACTTGCTGCGGAAGCAGGGTTTATCAGACGAGGCGCCATCGCAAGACAGTTCACCGAAACCGCTATTGGTGAAGAAGTGGGTCTATATCGAGGTTTTAATGTAACCGGACTGTTCACGCAAGCAGAGATCGACGACCCAAATGTACCTAAATATCCAGGAGCGGTCGAGGGGTCTCTCAAATATCAGGATGGCAATGGTGACGGAGAACTCGGGGATGAGGAAGATTTTGTGATCATTGGCAATCCCAACCCTGATTTTGTCTACGGGATGGTGCATAATTTTCGCTACAAAGCTTTGGACATGAGTGTCATCTTTACCGGGGTGGTAGGCCAACAAATATTCAATGGTACCAATCAGTTCAATGGTAACCAAGACGGTGTGTTCAATTTAGATAGAAGGCAATTGACCCGTTGGCGGCCCGGTGATGACCCCAATACAAAAACGATACCGGGTACGGCAAGCGATTTAAGCAGGCAACGTTTCCGCTTACCGAACTCCCTTTCTGTGGATGATGCTGACTATCTCTGGGTGAGAAACATTACCCTTGGTTACAATATCAGTGGTGAGGCAGTCGGCAATGTTTTCAAAAATGCCAGAATATATACCAGTATTCAGAACCCCTTCCTTTTTACGGAATACGACCTGGGCAACCCGGAAATAAACCGTTCGGGCGATACGGCTTTAGTGAGAAACGTGAACTATGGAGCCTATCCTGTATCAAGGATTTATACGTTGGGTGTAAATATTACATTTTAAAAACACTGTGATGAAAAACAAGACGATATTATCAATTTTACTAGTGACCACTGTATTCATTTTCGTGGGTTGTGATGATTTTTTAGATGAAGCTCCTGAAACCTTTCAGACCCCTCAGAATTTTTTCGAGACCGAGGCTCAAATCAACGAGGCAATAGCCGGAATATACAATACCAATCGAGGATTAATGAGCGTGGGTGGGGAGCATTGGCGATTCGGCGAGAACCGTTCCGATAACAGCAGTTTTCAGTTCAATCCTGCTGACAGAGGGGGCATAAACAACGAGGAAATTGATTTATTTTTGATGCTTTCGGCAAACCCCAATCTTGGCGATTATTGGAATGCAAACTATTCCGGCATTTCCAGGGCCAACTTTGCTTTGGAAAATATCGATGGCGTTTCGTTTAACAACGAGGCCTTAAAGGAGGTGCGTCGGGGAGAAATTTTATTCTTGCGCAGCTGGTTTTATTTCAATTTGGTACAACTTTTTGGAGATGTACCCTTTGTGACTTCTGCCGGTGACACTCCCGATGAGATTTTATCCGATGAGTTTTTGGTCAGGGCTCCTGCAGACCAAGTGTACACCAACATCTTGGCAGATACACAAGAGGCCATTAATCTGTTACCTAATACTGGAGATACGGAAAGTGGGAGGGCCACCCTCGGAGCCGCATTGATGCTAAAGGCAAAAATGCACATGGCCTTGCAAGAGTTTCAAGCCGCTCAGGCATTGTTAGAACAAATGCAAAGTCTGGGGTATTCTTTACAGGCCGACTATGCGAGTATTTTTGCACCTGATAACAAGAACAACAGTGAAATGGTGTTTGAAATACAATATTCCTTTGCATTGGGTCAAGGTTCGGACTTCATAACGAATTTCGTGCCTTTCAATAGCAACAATGACATTTTGGGGGACAATGGTCCCGCAGGATCTCGGGGAGGACAAAACCAGCCCACCCAAAGCCTCATTGATCTGTATGATGCGGACGATGCCCGTTTTCTCCACAATATCTCTTTTTATGATGATGGAACATCGGTGGAACCTTGGATGAGCAAATTCAATTTTGGTTTTGAGGCCGTAGGGCCTAACACGCAAGATGTCAATTTTCCGATGTTTCGCTACGCTGATGCTCTGTTAATGTTGGCCGAATGCTACGAAGAGACGGGTGGCGGCGACCCCATTCCCTTGTTGGTACAGGTAAGGAGTCGATCTATGCCTGACCCAAGCTTGAGTGTAGAGGAAACATCTGATTTGGAACAGACCATTGCCGACGAACGGCGTAGGGAATTGGCTTTTGAAAACCACCGATGGTTCGATTTACTACGAACGGGAAAGGCCGTTGAGGTAATGACCGCCCATGGGGCAGAACAGAAAGCACAAAAACCTACAGTCCCGGCCGAAGCATATACCAATATCAGAACGGTTTTGGGCATCCCCTTCGGCCAAGTCGAGGAATTTGGTTTTACCCAAAATGAAGGTTGGTAGTGAATGAGTTCAATAGTATATGCCAATTTTGTTTATCAACTAGTAAAAAATGTAACGATATGAAGACCAAACTGAATACCGCGTTACTTGTATTTTCAATCCTGTCCATGGTTGTTTTGGTCGGATGTAATGAAGATGAAGTGACCGCAGAAACACCATACACGTTGTTTACCTTTAATGTGGTCGACCTTACGGTGACTTTCAGAAATGCAACAGTAGACAATCCTGAGAATTACAGCTGGGATTTTGGTGATGGGCAAACATCAACCGAAGAGAACCCAACCCACACCTATCAAGAAGGAGGTACGTACACCGTTGTTTTAACGGCCAATAATAGTTCAGGGGAAGACCAATTTGAAAGGATAGTTACGGTTACCGAACCTGTAGCACCGCTACCACCTGTAGTTTTTGAATCATTTGATAGTTATACCGCTGACGCTACCTTGGAAGGACAAGGTAATGTCGGACAAGGGTGGGCGGGAGCCTGGACAAAACTGACCGGAGACGATGTAAATGTGATGTCGGACGGTATTGTAAACAACACCATTGCAGCGGTTACCTCTGGAAATTCCCTGGTATTGGATGCGAGTGGTACCAATACGCGCTATAAGCGAAATTTCGAAACGCCATATTTGGACAATGGAAATACATACTGGTTCGCCTTTCAGGCAGAGTTCGCCAATACCGACCTCGATGGTGGTGAAGTACAGGTTATGTTGGTAGATAACAATGGGGAAAATTTTGGAGCAGGTGGCGGGGATGGCCAGTTTTTGGGTATTGGTAAAACAATTAACCCAGGTGCCCTAGGTATTATGACTTTTGGTCCTTTTAACAATGTTGAAGCTACAACAGCTACTGCGGATGGTCCATTATGGCTGGTCGCCAAAATCGAGACCAATGGAAACGCTGACCCAGAAGTAGTCCGGTTATTTGTCAACCCTACTCCAGGTACCGAACCTATTGACGGTACAGAGGCAGTGATATTCAATGCTCCTGAACTCAACGATGGCTGGCGAGGAATCGGTTTTAAGTACAGTGGAGGCAATGCTTCAATGGTTAAAATCGATGATATTTATGTCGGTAATACATACCAAGACGTCACACCCCTGAACTACGTAGATCTTCCACCGGCGGTCTTTGAATCGTTCGATAGTTATACCGTTGATACAACTGTTGAAGGTCAAGGTGCAGCTGGGGACGGATGGCTAGGTGCTTGGACAAGATTATCGGGGGGTGATGTAAATGTAGTATCAGGAGGTGTTCAAAACAATACCCTTGATGTGGAAACAACTGGAAATTCCTTACTCTTGGATGCAAGTGTTGGTG from Costertonia aggregata harbors:
- a CDS encoding RagB/SusD family nutrient uptake outer membrane protein gives rise to the protein MKNKTILSILLVTTVFIFVGCDDFLDEAPETFQTPQNFFETEAQINEAIAGIYNTNRGLMSVGGEHWRFGENRSDNSSFQFNPADRGGINNEEIDLFLMLSANPNLGDYWNANYSGISRANFALENIDGVSFNNEALKEVRRGEILFLRSWFYFNLVQLFGDVPFVTSAGDTPDEILSDEFLVRAPADQVYTNILADTQEAINLLPNTGDTESGRATLGAALMLKAKMHMALQEFQAAQALLEQMQSLGYSLQADYASIFAPDNKNNSEMVFEIQYSFALGQGSDFITNFVPFNSNNDILGDNGPAGSRGGQNQPTQSLIDLYDADDARFLHNISFYDDGTSVEPWMSKFNFGFEAVGPNTQDVNFPMFRYADALLMLAECYEETGGGDPIPLLVQVRSRSMPDPSLSVEETSDLEQTIADERRRELAFENHRWFDLLRTGKAVEVMTAHGAEQKAQKPTVPAEAYTNIRTVLGIPFGQVEEFGFTQNEGW
- a CDS encoding PKD domain-containing protein, giving the protein MKTKLNTALLVFSILSMVVLVGCNEDEVTAETPYTLFTFNVVDLTVTFRNATVDNPENYSWDFGDGQTSTEENPTHTYQEGGTYTVVLTANNSSGEDQFERIVTVTEPVAPLPPVVFESFDSYTADATLEGQGNVGQGWAGAWTKLTGDDVNVMSDGIVNNTIAAVTSGNSLVLDASGTNTRYKRNFETPYLDNGNTYWFAFQAEFANTDLDGGEVQVMLVDNNGENFGAGGGDGQFLGIGKTINPGALGIMTFGPFNNVEATTATADGPLWLVAKIETNGNADPEVVRLFVNPTPGTEPIDGTEAVIFNAPELNDGWRGIGFKYSGGNASMVKIDDIYVGNTYQDVTPLNYVDLPPAVFESFDSYTVDTTVEGQGAAGDGWLGAWTRLSGGDVNVVSGGVQNNTLDVETTGNSLLLDASVGASRYKRGLSEPFLDDGRTYWFAFQAEFNGATDDTGELVVMLVDNDAENFGGGGPNGQFLGIGKTISSGAPLGIMTFGPFNNVDATDVSVEDGPLWVVAKIETNGTADPDLVRVFVNPTPGTTPVDGTEAVSFAAPELNGGWESVGFKFSGGATTARIDDIYLGYRFADVTPANY